In a single window of the Pseudopipra pipra isolate bDixPip1 chromosome 21, bDixPip1.hap1, whole genome shotgun sequence genome:
- the TTC19 gene encoding tetratricopeptide repeat protein 19, mitochondrial isoform X1, which produces MAAVPRALSRLRPRRCPAVLRPCPARGHRGQRGGTTGTGTTTALARPRWARPAGAALAFLGGLSLFPRDAEEEEGEDAIILLLKKAKLSVMKGELAEAERLLHQALRLSHQEDNRQAIAYTYSVMANVAFMQGQLDNAEKLYKASMSYLLAGDMKEDDNAILEMSLKLASIYAAQKQDKLAIAGYQFCILTLEEKIAKQKDLPEDVLPAEEKANTRLLLGMSLDSYARYLLSVNQLPAAQKMYEKALQIANDVQGETHPQTVVLMNDLATVLDAQGHHDEAYSYVKRAAELARETQHPEEHMVLNNLAAILMHKEDFLQAKQVYKEALKQAQQKGDVASVQHIQEELAELAKRRKGSK; this is translated from the exons ATGGCGGCGGTGCCGCGGGCCCTGTCCCGGCTgcggccccggcgctgccccgccgtGCTCCGGCCCTGCCCCGCCCGTGGCCACCGGGGACAGCGCGGCGGCaccaccggcaccggcaccacCACGGCGTTGGCGCGGCCGCGCTGGGCCCGCCCGGCCGGCGCTGCACTGGCCTTCCTGGGGG GGCTGTCGCTGTTCCCCCGGGAcgccgaggaggaggagggcgaggacGCGAtcatcctgctgctgaagaaggCCAAG CTCAGCGTCATGAAGGGGGAGCTGGCGGAGGCCGAGCGGCTCCTGCACCAGGCCCTGCGGCTGTCGCACCAGGAGGACAACAGGCAGGCCATCGCCTACACCTACAGCGTG ATGGCAAACGTGGCCTTCATGCAGGGACAGCTGGACAAT GCAGAAAAGCTCTACAAAGCAAGTATGAGCTATTTGCTTGCAGGGGACATGAAGGAG GATGACAATGCAATCCTTGAGATGTCCCTCAAGCTGGCCAGTATCTACGCTGCTCAGAAACA GGACAAATTAGCCATAGCTGGATACCAGTTCTGCATCCTGACCTTAGAGGAGAAGATTGCCAAGCAAAAGGACTTGCCTGAGGATGTCTTACCAG CTGAAGAAAAGGCCAACACCCGTCTCCTGCTCGGGATGAGCCTGGACTCCTACGCTCGGTACCTCCTGAGCGTGAACCAGCTCCCAGCGGCCCAGAAAATGTATGAGAAGGCTCTGCAGATAGCAAATGATGTTCAGGGAGAGACTCATCCACAG ACTGTGGTCCTGATGAACGACTTGGCGACTGTGCTGGATGCCCAGGGGCACCACGATGAGGCCTATTCCTACGTGAAGAGGGCGGCAGAGCTGGCAAGGGAGACTCAGCACCCCGAGGAGCACATGGTGCTGAATAACCTGGCAGCGATTCTGATGCACAAAG AAGACTTTCTGCAAGCAAAACAAGTGTACAAAGAAGCTCTCAAGCAGGCACAACAGAAGGGGGATGTTGCTTCTGTCCAGCATATCCAGGAAGAATTAGCTGAGCTGGCCAAGAGGAGAAAGGGCTCCAAATAA
- the ZSWIM7 gene encoding zinc finger SWIM domain-containing protein 7 isoform X3 has protein sequence MGSTLPAVAEELLKEIKKAFQETSHVPDELLLGLRFIFGPCAVPALDLVDQCSVTRVMSPSGRTLYQVLGSSGKLYTCYSSCHFCTCPAFGFSVLQKSVSLLCKHILAVYLSQALGACQELTVSEEQLTSILLAEEEEEG, from the exons ATGGGCAGTACCTTGCCAGCAGTAGCAGAAGAGCTTCTGAAAGAGATCAAAAAGGCTTTTCAGGAGACCTCACACG tccctgatgagctgctgctggg GCTGAGGTTCATATTTGGCCCATGTGCTGTCCCAGCTTTGGATTTGGTGGATCAATGTTCTGTCACCCGAGTCATGTCCCCCAGTGGAAGGACCCTGTACCAG GTCCTTGGGAGCTCAGGGAAACTCTACACCTGCTACAGCTCCTGCCACTTCTGCACATGTCCTGCTTTCGGgttctctgtgctgcagaagagcGTGAGCCTTCTG TGCAAACACATACTCGCCGTCTACCTCAGCCAGGCCCTGGGAGCCTGCCAGGAACTCACTGTCTCTGAGGAGCAGCTCACAAGCATCTTgctggctgaggaagaggaggaaggatga
- the ZSWIM7 gene encoding zinc finger SWIM domain-containing protein 7 isoform X2, producing the protein MGSTLPAVAEELLKEIKKAFQETSHVPDELLLGLRFIFGPCAVPALDLVDQCSVTRVMSPSGRTLYQVLGSSGKLYTCYSSCHFCTCPAFGFSVLQKSVSLLGQQQHSRPSAGTVPVTTPPAPR; encoded by the exons ATGGGCAGTACCTTGCCAGCAGTAGCAGAAGAGCTTCTGAAAGAGATCAAAAAGGCTTTTCAGGAGACCTCACACG tccctgatgagctgctgctggg GCTGAGGTTCATATTTGGCCCATGTGCTGTCCCAGCTTTGGATTTGGTGGATCAATGTTCTGTCACCCGAGTCATGTCCCCCAGTGGAAGGACCCTGTACCAG GTCCTTGGGAGCTCAGGGAAACTCTACACCTGCTACAGCTCCTGCCACTTCTGCACATGTCCTGCTTTCGGgttctctgtgctgcagaagagcGTGAGCCTTCTG ggacagcagcagcactccCGGCCTTCCGCCGGGACGGTCCCTGTCACCACCCCGCCGGCACCCAGGTGA
- the TTC19 gene encoding tetratricopeptide repeat protein 19, mitochondrial isoform X2 has product MAAVPRALSRLRPRRCPAVLRPCPARGHRGQRGGTTGTGTTTALARPRWARPAGAALAFLGGLSLFPRDAEEEEGEDAIILLLKKAKMANVAFMQGQLDNAEKLYKASMSYLLAGDMKEDDNAILEMSLKLASIYAAQKQDKLAIAGYQFCILTLEEKIAKQKDLPEDVLPAEEKANTRLLLGMSLDSYARYLLSVNQLPAAQKMYEKALQIANDVQGETHPQTVVLMNDLATVLDAQGHHDEAYSYVKRAAELARETQHPEEHMVLNNLAAILMHKEDFLQAKQVYKEALKQAQQKGDVASVQHIQEELAELAKRRKGSK; this is encoded by the exons ATGGCGGCGGTGCCGCGGGCCCTGTCCCGGCTgcggccccggcgctgccccgccgtGCTCCGGCCCTGCCCCGCCCGTGGCCACCGGGGACAGCGCGGCGGCaccaccggcaccggcaccacCACGGCGTTGGCGCGGCCGCGCTGGGCCCGCCCGGCCGGCGCTGCACTGGCCTTCCTGGGGG GGCTGTCGCTGTTCCCCCGGGAcgccgaggaggaggagggcgaggacGCGAtcatcctgctgctgaagaaggCCAAG ATGGCAAACGTGGCCTTCATGCAGGGACAGCTGGACAAT GCAGAAAAGCTCTACAAAGCAAGTATGAGCTATTTGCTTGCAGGGGACATGAAGGAG GATGACAATGCAATCCTTGAGATGTCCCTCAAGCTGGCCAGTATCTACGCTGCTCAGAAACA GGACAAATTAGCCATAGCTGGATACCAGTTCTGCATCCTGACCTTAGAGGAGAAGATTGCCAAGCAAAAGGACTTGCCTGAGGATGTCTTACCAG CTGAAGAAAAGGCCAACACCCGTCTCCTGCTCGGGATGAGCCTGGACTCCTACGCTCGGTACCTCCTGAGCGTGAACCAGCTCCCAGCGGCCCAGAAAATGTATGAGAAGGCTCTGCAGATAGCAAATGATGTTCAGGGAGAGACTCATCCACAG ACTGTGGTCCTGATGAACGACTTGGCGACTGTGCTGGATGCCCAGGGGCACCACGATGAGGCCTATTCCTACGTGAAGAGGGCGGCAGAGCTGGCAAGGGAGACTCAGCACCCCGAGGAGCACATGGTGCTGAATAACCTGGCAGCGATTCTGATGCACAAAG AAGACTTTCTGCAAGCAAAACAAGTGTACAAAGAAGCTCTCAAGCAGGCACAACAGAAGGGGGATGTTGCTTCTGTCCAGCATATCCAGGAAGAATTAGCTGAGCTGGCCAAGAGGAGAAAGGGCTCCAAATAA
- the ZSWIM7 gene encoding zinc finger SWIM domain-containing protein 7 isoform X1, translating into MGSTLPAVAEELLKEIKKAFQETSHVPDELLLGLRFIFGPCAVPALDLVDQCSVTRVMSPSGRTLYQVLGSSGKLYTCYSSCHFCTCPAFGFSVLQKSVSLLWEVGERVAALVFNYLGDACTPQ; encoded by the exons ATGGGCAGTACCTTGCCAGCAGTAGCAGAAGAGCTTCTGAAAGAGATCAAAAAGGCTTTTCAGGAGACCTCACACG tccctgatgagctgctgctggg GCTGAGGTTCATATTTGGCCCATGTGCTGTCCCAGCTTTGGATTTGGTGGATCAATGTTCTGTCACCCGAGTCATGTCCCCCAGTGGAAGGACCCTGTACCAG GTCCTTGGGAGCTCAGGGAAACTCTACACCTGCTACAGCTCCTGCCACTTCTGCACATGTCCTGCTTTCGGgttctctgtgctgcagaagagcGTGAGCCTTCTG TGGGAAGTAGGAGAAAGAGTGGCTGCTCTTGTATTTAATT